The uncultured Bacteroides sp. DNA segment TTATGCCTATATTTTATCTATTATTGAGCTTATCAACTAATTGTACTATCTTTGGGGCCGAATAATTGTTTATAGAATAGATATGACGATAAAGAAATTCTTTTCTTTCAAAGAAAATAAGTACTTCTGGGTAAATATCATTGCCATGATAGTGGTTGCTATTCTCTTGATAGTTGGTTTGCTCAAGGGATTGGATATTTATACCCGGCATGGGGAAGGCATTGTAGTACCTGATGCGAAAGACATGACTGTGGAACAGGCGAAAATATTATTCAGCCACAGAGGATTGCTGTGCGTAGTTGCCGATTCCGGTTATGTGAAAAATAAGCCGGCCGGCTGTGTACTTGATCATAATCCTGTTGCCGGACAAAAAGTGAAAGAAGGACGGATCATTTATCTTACAATCAATACACTTGACGTACCATTGCGTTCCGTTCCTGATGTAGCCGACAATAGCTCAGTGCGACAGGCACAAGCTCGTGTCATGGCCTCGGGCTTCAAACTGACTGAAAATGAGTTTGTAAGTGGTGAGAGGGATTGGGTTTATGGTGTTAAGTATAGAGGTCGTCAACTCCTTACCGGAGAGAAAGTGCCACTAGGTGCTACGCTAACCCTGATGGTTGGAGATGGAACAGAGGTTAAAGATACGCTTGATCAAGAGGTCGATAGTTTAGGCGGGACGAACAATGACTCTGAGGCTGCTCCTGCAAAAGATGATTCTTGGTTTTAAATGAACTTACGTTACCCAATTGATCGACAATAGATGATGCAAGAACTACCTGACGACATAGAGAATGATATTGATGACATAGAACCTGTAGGTGATGCTGCTGAGTTGTATGAGCACTTTCGTGTGGTAGTAGATAAGGGACAGGCGCTTGTTCGCGTGGATAAATATTTGTTTGACCGAATTGTGAACGCTTCCCGAAACCGAATTCAGAAAGCTGCGGAGGCAGGCTTTGTGATGGTGAACGATAAGCCTGTGAAAAGTAGCTATAAGGTAAAGCCACTTGATGTTATAACAGTGATGATGGATCGCCCCCGCTATGAAAACGAGGTGATTCCAGAAGATATTCCCCTAAACATTGTATACGAGGACAAATACCTGATGGTGGTGAACAAACCGGCAGGCTTAGTGGTGCATCCGGGACATGGAAACTATAGCGGCACGTTGGTCAATGCACTGGCTTGGCATTTGAAAGATGATCCAGATTATGATGTCAATGATCCGCGCGTCGGATTAGTGCATCGAATAGATAAAGATACTTCGGGATTGTTGGTCATAGCTAAAACTGCGGATGCTAAAACACATCTTGGTTTACAGTTCTTCAATAAGACAACCAAGCGACAATATCGCGCATTGGTATGGGGACTTGTAGAAGAAGATGAGGGAACCATTGTAGGAAACGTAGCCCGCAACCCCAGAGATAGGATGCAAATGGCTGTCTTTTCAGATCCCGAAATAGGAAAACATGCGGTTACTCATTATCGGGTACTCGAACGTTTGGGTTATGTTACTTTGGTAGAGTGCATCCTTGAAACGGGGCGTACTCATCAAATCAGAGTACACATGAAGCATATAGGCCACGTACTGTTTAACGATGAACGCTACGGAGGTCACGAAATTCTTAAAGGAACTCATTTTAGTAAATACAAACAGTTTGTAAACAATTGCTTTGACGTTTGTCCTCGGCAGGCCTTGCACGCCATGACATTGGGGTTTGTACACCCTCACACAGGTGAGGAGATGTATTTTACTTCCGAGATGCCCGACGACATGACCCTGCTGATCGATAAATGGCGAAGCTACATAAGTAACAGAGATTTAGAATGAAACGCATCATCGCCATTGTTGCCGGAGGAGATTCTTCCGAACTCCCCGTTTCCCTTCGCAGTGCCCAGGGACTTTATTCCTTTATTGATAAGGAAAAGTACGATTTGTATATTGTAGAAATGCAGGGCCTTCGTTGGGAAGTTCAGCTTGCCGACGAACAAAAGGTACCTGTAGACCGTAACGATTTTAGTTTTGATAACGGAACAGAGAAAGTCAAATTTGATTTTGCTTATATCACGATTCATGGCACACCGGGCGAGAACGGTTTGTTGCAAGGATATCTGGATATGCTCCATGTCCCTTATTCTTGTTGTGACGTACTTCCTGCTGCTATCACTTTCAACAAGTTTACCTGTAACCAGTATCTGAAAGGATTTGGTATCCGTGTAGCAGAATCTTTAATGATTCGCCAAGGACACGAGATTCTGGATGAAGAGGTGATGAATAAGGTAAGCTTACCTTGCTTTATAAAGCCCAATTTGGGCGGATCTAGTTTCGGCGTAACAAAAGTGAAAATCCAAGAACAGATACAGCCCGCTATACAAAAGGCTTTTGATGAAGCTCCTGAAGTGGTCATTGAAGCTTTTATGGATGGAACCGAAATAACCTGCGGATGTTACAAAACAAAAACGAAAGAAGTGGTGTTTCCTATAACAGAGGTGGTTACAGGTAATGAATTTTTTGATTACGATGCGAAATATAATGGTCAAGTCCAGGAGATTACCCCCGCTCGCTTGTCAGATGAACTGACTGAAAGGGTACAACTGCTCACTTCGGCTATTTACGACATCTTGGGATGCTCGGGTATCATTCGCATTGACTATATCATTACTGCCGGTGAAAAGGTGAACTTGCTTGAAATTAATACAACTCCCGGCATGACACTTACTAGCTTCATTCCTCAGCAAATTGCTGCAGCAGGCCTCGATATTAAAGATGTTATGACTGATATTATTGAAGATAAATTATGAACATAACAGAGTTTGATGAGATTCGTCCTTATGATGATGAGGAACTTCCTCAGATCTTTGAAGAACTGATTGCTGATCCGGCCTTTCAGAATGCGGCGTGCATAGCCATGCCGAGCGTACCTTTTGAAACTATTGCTCAAAAGATGCGTGGTTGCAAAACTAAACTGGAGTTTCAGAAAACGTTTTGCTATGGCCTTTTGTGGAAGATAGTCAGTGATTTTGCAGACGGATTAACATTAGACCATACAGCTTTGCCCGATATGAGTAAAGCGTGTACTTATATATCCAATCACCGCGATATTATTCTCGATTCAGGATTTCTTTCTATTTTGTTGATCGATCTTAAGGTGAATACTGTGGAAATAGCCATTGGGGACAATCTTCTCATTTATCCTTGGATCAAGAAACTGGTTCGAATAAATAAATCTTTTATTGTGCAACGTGGATTGGCTATGCGCCAAATGCTGGAGGCATCTGCCCGCATGTCTCGCTACATGCATCTCACCATTATGCAAAAGCAACAATCCATTTGGATTGCCCAGCGTGAGGGACGTGCAAAAGACTCAAATGATCGTACACAAGAAAGTGTGTTGAAGATGCTGGCTATAGCTGGAGAGGGCAACTTAATTGAACGTTTGTTAGAAATGAATATTGCTCCTTTGGCACTTTCTTACGAATATGACCCGTGCGACTATCTTAAAGCACAGGAATTTCAACTTAAAAGAGATATTGAAGATTATAAAAAATCTACGACGGATGATCTGATGAATATGAAGATCGGACTTTTTGGGTATAAAGGCAGGGTGCACTTTCAGGTGGCTGAGACTATTAATCATGAGTTGCTGCAATTGGATCCTACTTTACCTAAGCCTGAACTATATGCTTGTATTTCAGCTTTGATAGATAAAAAAATACATGCCAATTACCGTATGTATCCCGGAAACTATGTAGCTCACGATTTGCTTAACGGTGATGATACGTTTGTTTCTCATTATACAGAAGCTGAGAAGCAACGCTTTGAATCGTATATAGAGCAACAACTCGAACGAATAGAAATCCCACATAAGGACTTACCGTTCTTGCGTGAGAAGCTTCTACTGATGTATGCCAATCCATTGACCAATTATCTGGCCGCCCGCTGATGAAGAAGACTGCGTTCCATATTGTATTGCTCTTTATTTCATTACTCTTTTTCTCTTGTGGAGAAGATGATGGCTATGTATATCCTTCGGTAAAACTAGAGTTTCTCACTGCCGAATCGGGGAGCGATGGCTTCTTGAATTATCTTGTTACCGATAATGGAGAACGTTTGGTGGTATCTGAGGATCTTTCGGAGACGCAAATAGATGCAAATAGTAGCGTGCGGATTGTTAGTAATTACGAGGAGTTGGATGAAACTGAGGCGGGGATAAAGAAAGCGAAGGTTTATGCTCTATTGAAAG contains these protein-coding regions:
- a CDS encoding RluA family pseudouridine synthase, with the protein product MMQELPDDIENDIDDIEPVGDAAELYEHFRVVVDKGQALVRVDKYLFDRIVNASRNRIQKAAEAGFVMVNDKPVKSSYKVKPLDVITVMMDRPRYENEVIPEDIPLNIVYEDKYLMVVNKPAGLVVHPGHGNYSGTLVNALAWHLKDDPDYDVNDPRVGLVHRIDKDTSGLLVIAKTADAKTHLGLQFFNKTTKRQYRALVWGLVEEDEGTIVGNVARNPRDRMQMAVFSDPEIGKHAVTHYRVLERLGYVTLVECILETGRTHQIRVHMKHIGHVLFNDERYGGHEILKGTHFSKYKQFVNNCFDVCPRQALHAMTLGFVHPHTGEEMYFTSEMPDDMTLLIDKWRSYISNRDLE
- a CDS encoding D-alanine--D-alanine ligase — translated: MKRIIAIVAGGDSSELPVSLRSAQGLYSFIDKEKYDLYIVEMQGLRWEVQLADEQKVPVDRNDFSFDNGTEKVKFDFAYITIHGTPGENGLLQGYLDMLHVPYSCCDVLPAAITFNKFTCNQYLKGFGIRVAESLMIRQGHEILDEEVMNKVSLPCFIKPNLGGSSFGVTKVKIQEQIQPAIQKAFDEAPEVVIEAFMDGTEITCGCYKTKTKEVVFPITEVVTGNEFFDYDAKYNGQVQEITPARLSDELTERVQLLTSAIYDILGCSGIIRIDYIITAGEKVNLLEINTTPGMTLTSFIPQQIAAAGLDIKDVMTDIIEDKL
- a CDS encoding PASTA domain-containing protein; its protein translation is MTIKKFFSFKENKYFWVNIIAMIVVAILLIVGLLKGLDIYTRHGEGIVVPDAKDMTVEQAKILFSHRGLLCVVADSGYVKNKPAGCVLDHNPVAGQKVKEGRIIYLTINTLDVPLRSVPDVADNSSVRQAQARVMASGFKLTENEFVSGERDWVYGVKYRGRQLLTGEKVPLGATLTLMVGDGTEVKDTLDQEVDSLGGTNNDSEAAPAKDDSWF
- a CDS encoding acyltransferase, which encodes MNITEFDEIRPYDDEELPQIFEELIADPAFQNAACIAMPSVPFETIAQKMRGCKTKLEFQKTFCYGLLWKIVSDFADGLTLDHTALPDMSKACTYISNHRDIILDSGFLSILLIDLKVNTVEIAIGDNLLIYPWIKKLVRINKSFIVQRGLAMRQMLEASARMSRYMHLTIMQKQQSIWIAQREGRAKDSNDRTQESVLKMLAIAGEGNLIERLLEMNIAPLALSYEYDPCDYLKAQEFQLKRDIEDYKKSTTDDLMNMKIGLFGYKGRVHFQVAETINHELLQLDPTLPKPELYACISALIDKKIHANYRMYPGNYVAHDLLNGDDTFVSHYTEAEKQRFESYIEQQLERIEIPHKDLPFLREKLLLMYANPLTNYLAAR